The stretch of DNA CCGATAAGGATAGGGTAAATTTTTCATTCATAATAAAAGGGATAGATTGGATATGTTTTAAAATTGGTTGCTAGTTTATTAGTTTTTATTTCTTAATGTGATCGTGTTATTTTTTACTTCATAATTAAGGTGGGTAACATAAGCTATCGCAGCAAGCACCTCTTCAGGTTTCTTATTAAGAAATTCACCGTTAAAGCGTACTGATTTTTTTACATTGGCAGGAGGGACGATCTTCACCCCGTACCAATATTCAAGCTGTGAAGCTATTTGTTCTACAGATGCATCTTTAAAGATCAGCTTGCCTTCTTTCCAGTTGTTTTCGGCAATCAGGTCAAATGATTGCTTGCGTAAATCCGGACTATCGGCGTTCAGGTAAACAGCTTCTCCCGGATGAAGAATAACTTCCATTTTAGATTCATCCTTTAGCTGTTGAGAAACGCGTACTTTCCCTTCCAGAAGTGAAACTTTAAGTTGCTGGTCAAAGTCGTACTGGCGTACTTTAAATGAAGTTCCTAATGCCTGTACTTTTAGATTACCGGCTGCAACAATAAATGGTTTTTCCTTGTTATGGGCAACATCAAACAATGCTTCTCCTTTAAGGTTCACTTCTCGTTTTTGCGCATTAAAGTTGTCGGAAATGCTGATGCTTGAGTTTGAGTTAAGTATTACTGAAGTTCCATCAGGCAGTTTAACAGTTTTGCGCTCGCCTTTAGCTGATGCGTAAGTCGTAAAATGTGCGGTTGCAGTAGAATATGTTTTGGCTGAAAACTCGCGGACGAGCCAGATGCCGCCGATGGAAAGAACCACGATGGCGGCAATAGTGGCTACTCGTTGAATTATATTGATTGGCTTAAGTTGGATTGAACGTTTTTGCGAATTTCTATTAATCTCCCATATGGCTTGCTGTAGCTTACCTAGTTCTTCTTTTTTCTCGGTTTCCGATAATTGAATGGACATAGAAACAAACAAAGACTTTGCTTCTGAAAATTCTGCTTGTTTCTCCGGATGGTTCTTGATCCATTCTTCCCAAAAGGCAATATCACTTTCATTGCTTTTAAAG from Solitalea canadensis DSM 3403 encodes:
- a CDS encoding FecR family protein, producing MQFERYTVEDFLTNDSFINYCFKSNESDIAFWEEWIKNHPEKQAEFSEAKSLFVSMSIQLSETEKKEELGKLQQAIWEINRNSQKRSIQLKPINIIQRVATIAAIVVLSIGGIWLVREFSAKTYSTATAHFTTYASAKGERKTVKLPDGTSVILNSNSSISISDNFNAQKREVNLKGEALFDVAHNKEKPFIVAAGNLKVQALGTSFKVRQYDFDQQLKVSLLEGKVRVSQQLKDESKMEVILHPGEAVYLNADSPDLRKQSFDLIAENNWKEGKLIFKDASVEQIASQLEYWYGVKIVPPANVKKSVRFNGEFLNKKPEEVLAAIAYVTHLNYEVKNNTITLRNKN